One window from the genome of Crassostrea angulata isolate pt1a10 chromosome 2, ASM2561291v2, whole genome shotgun sequence encodes:
- the LOC128170901 gene encoding uncharacterized protein LOC128170901: MITINLRKYMMRIFGCCLLLIPFVTGYNMQALSGIKTQTFTKINCQDGSTSVLPGYTTVRCRSSIRCAGECIKTTCKSYRYDKTTSECQLSYGDLDVEKDDWFCAPFNQVNHCFPPFLNFRGHCIIHKRRRNPLNTYGDIKQECTDIGGQLYRIEQLQFLRTHILKTYAFENFLRNYAIQGRPFYDFLMLWLTDDNMIAADSLFIFGDILAVDGFALIETGINVADVNGVICEPTTSIY; encoded by the exons ATGATCACAATTAATCTTAGGAAATATATGATGAGAATATTTGGATGCTGTTTGTTGTTAATACCTTTCGTTACGGGATACAACATGCAAGCTTTGTCAGGTATAAAAACTCAAACATTTACTAAAATAAATTGTCAAGATGGATCGACTTCAGTATTACCTGGCTATACAACGGTCAGGTGTAGGTCCTCTATAAGATGCGCAGGTGAATGCATAAAGACAACCTGTAAATCGTATAGGTATGATAAAACTACGTCAGAATGTCAGCTAAGCTATGGTGACCTTGATGTCGAAAAAGATGATTGGTTCTGCGCACCATTCAACCAAG TCAATCACTGTTTCCCTCCATTTCTAAACTTTCGTGGTCATTGCATCATCCACAAAAGACGGAGGAATCCCTTGAATACGTATGGAGACATTAAACAAGAATGCACGGATATTGGTGGACAACTGTACCGGATTGAGCAGTTACAATTCCTTCGAACACATATTCTTAAGACCTACGCCTTTG aAAATTTCCTTCGAAATTACGCTATTCAAGGACGACCATTCTACGACTTCTTGATGTTGTGGCTGACTGACGACAACATGATAGCGGCGGACTCGCTTTTTATTTTTGGAGATATTCTTGCGGTCGACGGCTTTGCTCTTATTGAGACCGGTATTAACGTAGCAGATGTGAATGGCGTTATTTGTGAACCAACAACGTCAATTTATTAG